Part of the Pseudoliparis swirei isolate HS2019 ecotype Mariana Trench chromosome 3, NWPU_hadal_v1, whole genome shotgun sequence genome, CACAATTTAGATTATTAGGAAATGTCAGATTGAGGTCAAATTGACTGATTTATGACTTGAAAACCATGATGCCTTTCAATAGTCTCCTCTCCTGTTAGTGCATATGATGTGTCAGTTGCTATGTAACCAGGGGAGGTTTCACAGATCATGAGtgttacaaaataaatgaatgttacTCAAACTAACAGTGGTTGAGTCATTGAAACAACAGAATTTCACCTCACAGATGAGAAAGTAATTCATCTCCCTGTTAACAGCCCACAGATGGTGCTGCTTAATGGCACAGATAGGCTCGTGTTAACTAATAAAAGTCATGAATGAATTAACTAGATGTGTTATTGCACACAGTTACAGTTAGAACAGCAAAAATAGGTGTGGTGTTTAAGTGAATTTAACAATAACCTACATACTATCACTGTCAAATACAGTTACTTAATGTAATAACACTCACCTGTTGATGCGCTGCACACGCTGcatagtcatgtgatgaggcaAAGAAATGGACTTCTATaggatatatatttagtttaataggttatatatatacgtctgagggaaaagtgcaaaacatttcaaaatgtttgTACAGAAACCTGCAGAAATACTTCAGAAACACTGTGATTATGTCACTCTAATGACGATTGGTATTATCCATCGAAACCTCAATCCAAACATTCGAGAAATGCTTTCAAGGGTTTATATGAATTTGCAAATTTTTTAGTTAATCTGGCTGTACGTTTGTCCCCAGTGTTCATTTAATAAGTGTTTGTTTTACACAAAGCATTGCATTAGGCACTTCATAAATCATATCATAAACAGGAGTTGTTACGCTGGCTTAGAATTACAAGTATCTATGTACATGTCAaacttatttgtttttttcaaacaagTGTACAGTACAAATGAAACGCCTTCACCTGATCAGTGATGTTAAAGAACCATACGCATGTCAAGTTGAGAAGAAATGGCAGTAAATGGAAATGTCCCAGAGCGTGTAATTCCTACTTAATGTAAACCCCTAATTCTACTCTTTTATTCATCACACTTCtaacagaaaaaacacatttagtgAAAATATTTGAATCGAGtgtgcacatttaaaatattgactTCTAATTGCAACAAAAATAAGGAAAATTAAAGGCCTAGCTGCGGTAAAGACTAAACAGAGACTGAGCGTTACCCAGAGGGGCACAGTTCACGTTGCACAATGACTTGGCTTCATGTGCACACGCAGGTGACTCAGATTCTTTGAATGAACTATCACACAGGTAAAAGTTGCCTTTATACATACAGTAGTGTTTTTCATTTGCACCAATCATGCGTTTCATGTGCTGGATCAGTGAATCAGACACGGAGTCCCGAGCACAGCGGAGAGAACGCCGAGCCAGAGGTGGGTCACGCCCGGCAGAGCGGCGCTCGCCTTGGACCGGTACACAACTCTGCCATCCAGAGGCTGCGTGGGCCTGAAGATGTCAGTCATGGGCTGTCCCGTCCAGAATCGACACTGCTGAACTACTGCATCCAGCtggagtggagagaggaacagattCAACATGTTTGAGTCAGAAGTTAAATACTTAATGCAGTTTTATACTGCGATAAAAGGGacattggtgtgtttttttagtGACTCAAATGTCACTTTTCCCAGGCACAGATCCTTAAGACTTTCAGCATTTCGAAGTTgaactttttattaaattaaaagtaataaGGGACGCATCCTATTTTAAAAAGAGCAATTCAACCCAAACAACAAAAGAATGATTTCTGAAAAAAGGCATTGCTGgtgagtttttaaaatgtatttttcatacactgttgagactccgcccactcctcctccccaccgccatctattgcacctgtccatcctggagagggatcctcctctgttgctctcctgaaggtttcttccctttttttccccctgaagggttatttgggagtttttcctggtccgatgtgaggttttggggcagggatgtctgtgtacagattgtaaagcactccgagacaaatttgtgaaattgggctatacaaataaactgaattgaattgaattgaataccagCCAGGTGCCATATAGTCCCGTTATATTTGAGAGAAGACAAATATCTACAGCCCATACCTTCAAAACTAGGCAACTCGCACCAGTAACATAAAACGTGATCATGCAGAAGTCATTTCATGAATATTTCAAGGACATAAAAAATGTTTACCTGGATCTGTATTTTATATCAAAAGTCAGTTTGAAGGTTTACAGATTTATTGAGGAAATCCAACCGGGAGCACTAGTTTGTCCCCAGCGTGTCTCTTTATAGTTGCTCACCTGTCGACTGCTGATGGACAGGGGCCTGTGAAACACCGTCCAGGCAACTGCCTGTTCACATCCTGGAGTTGTCATGGAGCCCACATAGCGGAAGTAACTGTGCAGGTCCTTCGCTGCGGGGATAATGTCACTGAGTTGAAAGTTAGGGATCACGGTGATGCTGCCTGGACACAGAAAGACGGGTGGACAAGTGTTTGGAGGAAAAGTTAACTTACATGTTCAACAGAAGAATGGATGTCAATAAAAGGCTCGGGGCCCTTTTACTATAAAAACTTATGTTCCTAGTGACCAAACTCTTACCGTTGTGTTGCACTCGGCCCAAAGCGGATATTATTGGGTCCAAAGGAGGATAATCATCTGATGATTCCTGTGAGGATGACACCATCAACATTGTGACACAAGCCTCAATGGTCTTTTTCAAATTTGTATTAAGAAAACGCAGAgtcatcaagaagaagaaatatgaatacattacCTCAAACAGGAAGGCAAGCAGAGCTATACCCGCCATGTCATGTTCTGCCTCGGCCAGAGAGCCGTACGGCTCCTTGATGTGGACGATATGAAGCTGGAAACCCAAAACACAGCGAAGGAGTTGCAGTATTATGATTATGTTCTATTAAAGTCTACTGTAAGAAGAGGATGAATCTGAGACTTTAATACAGCTCCCTCTGTTAGACACAACTGTGTTAAACATGAACTCCCCTCTGATTCTAATGTTCATTCATTGGGTGGTTGCCAATGATATTGTGGCTCCCGTGAGACGTACCTCCATGGGGAACCTCTCTCCGTCAACGGTGTGCTCGGATCCCGGTCTCCCATTACCTCCCCAGTGGAAGTGAAATTGGGCGGCTCTGTAGTGACCAGGCAGAGCTCCCCCTGTCAGTCGGACCGACTGCGGCAGAGCAAAGTGAGCTACAGGGAAAAGTATGCAAATgtcaaatttaagagaatatcACAAAAACAGAAGTGTTCAACATCTGGAGGGTACGAGAATAACACATTTCCCCTCACCAGAGTGTCCTTTGTTTTCCACTGTAACGTTGATTGTGTCCGTGTGGCCGATGAAGTTGAAGGGTGGCAGGGCGCTGTTCACGTGCACTTTGTTGGTGACGATGTTGATTGGTGATTGGCGTAACCCACCACAGCTGGGAAACTGAGCTGGCCAGTGGATCGGGTCTGAAGGAttcaaacagcagcagcaacaacctCACATTTTGGGCTTTACTGACTGACGCTGATCTATTTTGTTCTCCGTGCTCCTAAAAGAACAGGTCAGTCTGGGATGCACATATAAAGTTATTCTGACACGTGGCACCTTTAACCTCCATCAAACACGATAACAGCCGTCGGTTCACCGCTCGGTTGTGAATAGATTGTACTGGGAATGAACATGACATAGTTCGCCTTTAGTTGTTCTCAGCAAAAATTGTTGGTGCAAAACTATAAATAAGACATTGAGGGTGAGATCAAGAAGGACTATTTTAATTGAACGTGTTTTAGAAGCTTCTAAAAGGTAATCTGTGTAATCTCTGTTTGGGCTTGAGACAATAGAGGTGTTTGAAAGAAGTGGGCATGTAGGACACGGAAATCTAGAGAAAGACGGAACTGAGTGGCTTCATGGATCCAGTGGAAGAGAAAAATGTTGTCCACTTGCACGGCTTAGAAAACATCTGTGAACACTGATATGTTTTCACGTAATTTAATTGATGGGGTGAACATTTGAGTTGCCTTTTTACACATCCAGCACACATGAAGCAACCGTAATATTTAATGTGGAGTTGTATATCTGTCCACCTGATGTCTATTACTCACTCTCCctttttagctctgtttttggtctccacccacTCCTTTCGCTGCTAACTGTTCCTCAATGTGGTTTTTACTTACAGACGCTTTGACCGATCACAAACTTGTTATTGATTTGTCAAGTGTGTTcttacaaatgtgtgtgtctcttataCTTGGTGGTCTTTCCATGTGCGTCTTACCTCTGCATGTGTCGTCACAGGAGTACTGGCTCTGGTAACACCACTGAGCTGCAGAGAAAGCACGACACTCGGTTCAGACGGACAAACAACACGGCCAGTTCAATACATTGGTATTAATTCTTCTCATTTCCCCACTCCATTAGACACGGTGTTTTTTATTCTCAGTCAGCAATCTTACTGGCGTGGAACTAATGTGTTTGTGCTCTGCAGTTGAACTTTGAGAAGTCAGAGCGGGTCAAACATTTTCTTTCTcacgcacacgcaaacacacacacaaaagccaaGATAATTATTACTCTCACATTACTTATCCTGCCCCTCAGATGCCTCTTTGTGTTCATTAGTTCAACATAAATGATCTAATAGCTCTTATATGAACAAAACATGACAAAGTAGTCAGCAGTGATAGATTAACAGTATATTACAGTCACAGGACACCCCCCAGTGACGTCCTCAGCGGATGTTATAGGTGCTCAGCTCAATGCACTTGAACTGGAGGTTACACTAAATAAATGACCTTGCCCTTGACCTTGCACATCCATGGTTAATAATAAACCACAATGACTACTTAATGAGAACAGACGTATCCACCCAGCCAACTAGAAAGCTGCTGTAGTGGCAATAGGCTAAAATACACTAAATTATTATTAGTCATTATTTACGACATGTGCTTTGTTGAGGCATtcattaaattatataaatctaaaatgaagtgttcctctattgttgtGATGTTGGGTGTAATTAAGACAAAACACCTGTCACCTGTTAGCTTGCTTTAAAAATGTGTTCTCATAAATGTTCACACGGTCAACACAATCAGACACCAGACAGCTGTGATAGAAATACTTTATATGACAGATTCAACCTCTGTATGAGGACAGTGATGTCACCATAGGCACTGACCTCTAAATGTGACCTCTACGTGATTTTGCAAAATTTCCCTCAAACTCACTTCCATAGTTGAGGCTGGGACCATAATGCCTGTTAAATCAATGATCGCAGCAGAAGCTACATTTactcagaattttttttttttttaaagaatataaaTGTATCTTTGATTGTTTCCAATGATCAAGTCGAGAACCAAAAACAGTGAGTTGTGGATCAGAAGATAGACAGATGTGTCGTCGTTCAGACCGGCGAGTGGTGTGTTGTGTGATTACTCTGATGGGATCCGACTCCCtcgctgcactgagcgtgtccGTCACAGGTGCTGGTGAAGTCATGCATCTTGTGctgtgttgtgtattgtgtTGCAGATGTGAATAAAACTCCAGTGTCTGACTCAGTGGTGGGAATGAAAGGCGCTATAGAGAACCATTTAGCTGATATAGGAACACAGATTAACCCAGCCGAAGCTCCCACAATGCCGTTCTCTGAAAGGGGACTACAGTTCTCACCGACTGAGAACAATGCACAGGTGGAGTTTGGCTTTGCTCCACCTGGCTCATACACATGCACCAAACTGAGCAGCACGGAAAAGTCAAACCTGAGTCAACCcactgtaaataaatacaccaCCCGCATTTCATTTCTTTCTCttataattatttcatttttattttcatattttaacaTATTTCCAATGAACCAGAATCctggaaacatttatttaatcaaCGATTTTAAACTTTTGAGGTCTTTGAAACATCACAATGTTCATTTTGAAAGAAGAaataacacattgttcctcatgcaCTAGATACGTTCAACTCATAATAAAAAGCACTTAAGATCAAGTCGGTATACTTTACTTGGTCTGGTGTGACCAGTAGATTGTGGTGACTAATGTTAGTGCCTCGTTTTAAACAAAGCAATGTCTTTTAGAGCAGCAAAGATGAGTCCATTAAATAAGTGCAATTATGTCATCAACAGAAATGTAGGCAGCAACTGTTTTGATAATTGATTAACTttgctttattctttattttgggggggggaatttGCTGCTTTTTTATATCCTTACGTTGTTATTTTCAGTTTTGGGCGGTTGATTCGACAAGACGAGACAGTAAGTGATGTCACCTCGAGCTCAAAAACTATTtttctgttaaaaaaagaaaatggtctGACTGTTTTCAGATGTTTTACACATCACAAGATGAAAGACAAACTGTCACAGTTAAAAATGTTATAGTTGTAATTGCCAAAAAGGTTTCCGGTGTCACATGAAGTATTTCAAGCCACATTCACAAAGAAGAACAGCTCTATCCATCTTAACCTTCTGCAACAATATATTGATAATCTCTGCAATTTAATACTTATAATGGTGTGCTGAATTAATGCTTCCAAATTACAAGACTGAAGTGAAAAAACTTGTTTATGCCGTTTTAAATGTCCTACTGCTacaagtatgtgtgtgcgtgtgtatatttgtgtgtataagtgtgtgtgtgtcctacctgtgcaatgagagaggagagaaagcacAGTCAAGAGGTAGACGGAAAAATCCATGATCAGCACAGAGACCCGAAAAGATCCTGACAGACTAATTTCAACTGCCTTCACATATCGTCTCCGAGCTGCATTTgaggggtgggagggagacGGTCAGGTGTTGGACagaaggtgtgtttgtgtgtgtgtgtgtgtgtgtgtgtgagagagagaactgaGAAAGTTGTCAGGTGTCTGATTGAGGAAAGACAGACACCTGGTGGTAAAATCATTGATTGTGTTATTTTCAGTTAGTTTTCTTTGTCTTAATTCTGCCTCCTTTAAAAGTGTTGTCACAAACCAAGAAACACAAGTTACAACTATCTATGTCGCACGTTTACAAAAATTAAAGGGAATCTCTGTATTTTACACACAGTCTGTTTACAAGTTGGGAAGAACGACATATGTGAAAATATGTGGATATCGTCTTTTGTGGCTCCTCAAGGAAATTAATTCTGCGAAATTGTCAGATGAAAAGATTCAGGTGTGTGGAGTTAGAAAGAGGCGAGGTAAACAAAACGTCTGTAGCTCGTTCCTCATCTCGGCTTTATACGGGTGCAAAAGGCATTCACTTGAGGAAAAAGACTTAACTGTTTCTGAATGAACGAGATCTTCATCTCAGTAATTATGAAACATGACATAACATGCGACTAAAAATCTGTTAAGTGCATCttaacatttttattgattGCATGTCGTTGACATTTAGGCggtctttctctgtgtgtgtgaaagggcacatatacatacacaaacacacacacagacacagacacacacacacacacacacaccatacacacctgtctctctgGTCCACAGTAAAATGCCCAATCCA contains:
- the LOC130191670 gene encoding carbonic anhydrase 4-like is translated as MHDFTSTCDGHAQCSEGVGSHQRRHWGVSCDSQWCYQSQYSCDDTCRDPIHWPAQFPSCGGLRQSPINIVTNKVHVNSALPPFNFIGHTDTINVTVENKGHSAHFALPQSVRLTGGALPGHYRAAQFHFHWGGNGRPGSEHTVDGERFPMELHIVHIKEPYGSLAEAEHDMAGIALLAFLFEESSDDYPPLDPIISALGRVQHNGSITVIPNFQLSDIIPAAKDLHSYFRYVGSMTTPGCEQAVAWTVFHRPLSISSRQLDAVVQQCRFWTGQPMTDIFRPTQPLDGRVVYRSKASAALPGVTHLWLGVLSAVLGTPCLIH